The genomic DNA AGGTAGGCGATGACGGCGGCGACCCGGCGGTGGGTGTCGGGGCTGTTCTCCAGCGCCAGTTTCATGAAGATCGAGTTGACGTGTTTCTCGATCGCCGAGATCGACAGGTGCAGGGCGCGGGCGATTCCGCCGTTGGACAGGCCGTGAGCCATCTCCCGCAGCACGTCCAGCTCCCTGGGGGTCAGCTCGGCGGGCGGTGGGTTTCCGCTCACCCCGCGCTTGGCCAGCAGGCCCTCCACCACCTTGGGGTCGATCACCGACCCGCCCGCGGCCACCGACCGGATCGCGCCGAGTAGTTCGTCGATGTCCCCGACCCGGTCCTTGAGCAGGTAGGCCCGCCCCTCGGTGCCGTCCCTGAACAGGTCCAGCGCGAACACGGCGTCGGAGAACTGGGAGAGCACCACGACACCGATGTCCGGCGAGGCGTCCCTGATCCGGTGCGCGGCGTCGATCCCCTCCATGCCCGCACGTACGATCGCGGCCGAGCCGGGCATCCGGATATCGGTCACCACCACGTCGGGCCGGAGCCGCCGGGCGGCGTCGAGCAGCTCGTCGGCGGTGCCCACCGCCGCCACCACGTCGATCTCCCCCGTGGCCTCCAGGAGCCGGCGGGTGCCCTCGCGTACCAGGTAGTGGTCCTCGGCCAGGACGACCCTGAGCTCAGCCATGAGCCGCGCGGTGTGCGGAAACGGTCATGGGGGAGATCCTGCCCGCTCGACGTGCCCGGCGCATATGAGGCTGTCCGCACATCCATGGCGCACCCGGAACACGCCGTACGGCCCGGCCGGGGAGTCGGGGAGCCCTGCCCTGGTAACCCAAGAGGACTGGCACCCAAGAGGACTGGCACCCGAGAGGCCCGGGATCCAGGAGGCCCGGGACCCAAGAAGACTGGTACCCGAGAGGCCCGGGATCCAGGAGGAGGGCGTCCGGGCCGGCGGCGTTGCGGCGTCACAACGATCTGAGTCCGCGCATGGCGACGTCGATGGCACGTCGAGCCGACTTCAGGTATTCCTCCTCCGAGTCGCCGAACATTTCACGGCTGGTGAGCTCGGCCGCCTGGACGGCGCCGAACAGGGAGCCGACCGCCGCAGCCGCGGTGATCGGGTCCAGTTTGTCCGGAAAGGCGGTCAGGAGCGCCTCGGCGACCCTGCGTTGCAGGTCGAACTGCACAAGCAGGGCCTTGGCCTGGAGGGCCGGCACGGTCAGGACCAGCCTGCCGTAGATCTCCATCAGCTCGGGGTCGCCGGATATCGGGCCCTCGGCGAATCGGGCGATGACCCGGTCGTAGGTCTTGAGCAACACGTCCGAGACGCCTTCGTCCGGTGTCCGCTCGGAGATCACCTCCACCGTCGCCTGGTAGTACTGCTCGACATCGGCGAACAGTACGTCGTCCTTGCTGCGGAAGTAGTTGAAGAACGTCTTCGTGGCCACGTCCGCTGCGGAGGTGATCTGCGCGAGGGTGGTCTGCTCGTAGCCCTGCTCGTCGAACAACCTGAACGCGGTGGTGACGAGTAACTCCCTGGTCTGGCGTTTCTTGCGCTCGCGTCGCGTCTCCTCCATGAAGAAAAGCTTACATCACAGCTATTCATACAACGATTGTATTTTTACACAAAGTGTTGTTGCATGGGTTGTAGACACGATCCTCGCGGAGGGCGTGGCCACCCGGCCCGTCCCGGCCATGCTCACCGGCCATGCTCGACCGCCTCTGGAAGGAGCGAGATGTCCACTCCCCCAACCCCGGCACCGGCGCCGATCCCGACCGTGCGTCCCGCGGGCTGTCCCTTCGATCCGCCCGAGGAGTTCGCACGGCTGCGCACGGACCATCCCATCAGCCCGCTGGCCTACCCCGACGGCCACGTCGGCTGGCTGGTGACCAGCCACGCCCTGGTCCGTGCGATCCTGGCCGATCCCCGCTTCAGCCACCGGTCCGAGCTCGCGCACAGCCCCTTCCCCGGAGCGGGCGTTTCCGAAAAGCCCCAACCGGCGCCGCCGGGGGCCTTCACCGCGATGGATCCGCCCGAGCACACCCACTACCGTCACCTGCTCACCGGCCAGTTCACCGTCCGCCGGATGCGGCAGCTCACCACGCGAATCCAGGAGATCACCAGCGAGCACCTGGACGCGATGGAACGGCTCGGCCCGACGGTGGACCTGGTGGAGGCGTTCGCGCTGCCCATCCCGAGCCTGGTGATCTGCGAGCTGCTCGGGGTGCCGACCGAGGAGCGGGCCCGGTTCCAGCGGGACATGACCACGCTGCTGCGCCTGGACATCCCGCAGGAGAAGAAGATGGCCATCTTCGTCGCCCTGACGGAGTACATGCGCGAACTGGTGGTGGCCAAACGCGCCGAGCCCACCGACGACCTGCTCGGCGGCCTGGTCGCCGGTGGCCGGCTGACCGACGAGGAACTGGCCGTCATCGGCGGCATCCTGATGGGCGCCGGGTTCGAGACCACCGCGAACATGCTCGCCCTGGGCGCCTTCGCGCTGATGAGCCACCCCGACCAGCTCGCCGTCCTGCGCGCCGACCCGAGCGTCACCGACAAGGCCGTCGAGGAGCTGCTGCGCTACCTGAGCATCATCCCCGGCACGATCCGGACCGCGCTTGAGGACGTCGAGCTGGCCGGACAGCTGATCAAGGCCGGCCAGACGGTCACCGTCTCGATCCCGGCGGCCAACCGCGACCCGGAGCACTTTCCCGACCCCGACACGTTCGACCTGCGCAAACCGACGGCCGGGCACGTGGCCTTCGGTCACGGCATCCACCAGTGCCTGGGCCAGCAGCTGGCACGCGTCGAAATGCAGGTCGGGATCCCCGCGCTGTTCGAGCGGTTCCCGACGTTGCGCCTGGCCGTACCGCCGGAGGAGGTGCCGCTCCGCACCGACATGCTGATCTACGGCGTGCACCGGCTCCCGGTCACCTGGGACGGGGCGTAACCGCTGCGACTCACCGCGGACCGGGAACGCCCCGACGGGGCCAGGCCGTGTTTCACACGCTTCCAACCTTGATCGCCGGCTGCTGGCGATCGGTGGGGTTCCCGCTTTTCACTTGCGGCGATCAGGGGAGGATCAGATGGGTGTCGCCGAACTCGTGCCATAGATAGCCCTCCCTGAGCGCCTCCGCGTAGGACGCGGAGAGCAGCTCGCCTCCGGCGATGGCGGACAGCATCAGCAGGTGGCTGGAGCGCGGCTCGTGCAGGCCGGTAACCATGCCGTGCACCGCCCGCACCCCCGTCGCGGGGGTCACCAGGTGGGAGGTCCAGCCCTGTGCCGCCCGGACACGGCCGTCGGGCAGGGCAGCCGTCTCCAGCGCCCGCACCACGGTCGTGCCCACCGCGATCACCCGGCCGCCGGACTCACGCGTGAACTCGACCTGCCGCGCGGTCGCCTCGGGCACCTCGAACCGCTCCGGATAGGGCGGCTCGTCCTTCTCCGGGGAGGCCACCCCGGTGTGCAGGGTGATCGGCGCGATGCCGACCCCGTGCGAGACCAGCCGGGTCACCAGCCCGGTGGTGAACGGCCGCCCCGCGCTGGGCATCTCCGCGCTGCCGTACCGGATCCCGAACACGGTCTGGTAGTCGGCCGGCGGCCAGTCCCGCTTCACATAGGAGTAGCGGATCGGCATGCCGTACCGCCGTAGGTAGGAGGGGACCTCGCGGTCCAGCCGGGCACGCCACAGGCGCGGGGTCTCCCGTTCCAGCAGGTGCAGTGTGGCCCCGCCGGGTAACGGCAGCCATTCTCCGGGTACGCCCCCCGCGTAGGGCTCGCCGGCCGGGTCCGGGTCCGTTCCGGGCGCCTGCCGTTTCACGGTGCCGGCCGTGCTCGTCCCGGACTCCCGCGGGTTCCGCGCGTCCTGCGCGGCGTCCCCGCCTTCGGGTCCGGTCCGGCGTCCGGTCCGGTGGCGCAGTTCCACCAGCCAGGTTCCGTCCTCGCGCTCCGTGGAGAAGTGCACCGCCAGCCGGTCGAGCCGGACCGCGGCCGGAAGCGTGGCCGAGTTGTTGACCACCAGCAGGTCACCCGGCTGGAGCAGGGCGGGAAGATCGGCGAACGTGTGGTGGCCGATCCGCCCGGTGCCGTTGTACGAGACCAGGAGCCGCACTCCGTCGCGGGCCAGCCCCCGCGCCTCCGGCGGCTCGTGTGCCTCCAGGTCGTGCGGGAGGACGAACCCCGATGCCATCACGTCCGGTACGAGCGCGCTCACGGGTGGCTCACCCGGCCGCTCACCGGACGGTCCTCGATCAACCGCCGCAGGGTGGGCACGACCGTCTCCGCTCCCGGGGCGGAGGCCGCGTCCCCGGCGCCGATCGCGTCGGCCAGCATCGCCGTGTTCATCTCGCCCGGGTCGACCCACCAGACCGCGACCCCGGGCTCCTCGACGGCCAGCACGTTGGAGAGCTGGTCGAGGGCCGCCTTGGTCGCGCCGTATCCGCCCCACCCCTCGTAGGCCTGCGCGGCCGCGTCCGAGGAGATGTTGACGACCGCGCCCCGACGCTCCCTCAGCGTGGGCAGGAAGGCCTGGACCAGCGCCAGCGGGGCCAGCACGTTGACCCTGAACAGGTCCTCCAGCACGTCGAGCGGGTAGCCGGCCAGGGGTGGAAGCGGAACCGCGCCCAGCCCGGAGGCGTTGTTGACCAGCAGGTCCAGCCCCCCGTGGTCCCGTACGGCATGCGCCAGCCGGTCCCGGTGGGCCGGGTCCGCGACGTCTCCGGGGAGGGCGAGGGCGCCGAGTGCGTCGGCGACGGGTTCCAACGTGTCCGCGCCCCGCGCGGTGAGGAGCAGCCGCCAGCCGTCCGCGGCCAGGGAACGGGCCAGCGCCAGGCCGAGCCCTCGGGAGGCGCCGGTGATGAGTGCGGTTTTCGTCATACCCTCGACGGTAGGAATCGGCTGCCCCGCACACATCGGTCGCAGGGCCCGGCCCCGGCTGGGCTGTTGGACCTAGGGCGCTGGACGGATCCGTCCGGTGCGCGCGGCGCCTAGAGTTTTTCATTGACGTCCTCCCTACGGCTGAAGCCCGGGGTCTCCCCGTTCAAGGAGATTCGATGAACGAAGACCGGGACGCCGTCCTGCAGGCCGTGAGCTCGGCCGTTCTCGCGGTGACCAGGCACCTGTCGGTCCGGGAGGTGCTCCAGGTCATCGTGCGGTCGGCGGGGCAACTGCTGGACGCCCGCTACGCCGCACTCGGCGTGCCCGACGAGGAGGGGGCGTTCGCCGAGTTCGTCGCCGAGGGCATCTCGGCTGAGGAGTGGGAGGCGATCGGGCCGACGCCCCGCCAGCACGGCATGCTCGGCGCGATGCTGCGCGAGGGCGCGCCGGTCCGGCTGCCCGACATCCGCAGGGACGCGAGGTTCGAATACTGGCCGCGCGCCCATCCGGTGCTCAAGGACTTCCTCGGAGTCCCCGTCCTCGACGGTGACGAGGTGCTCGGCATCCTCTTCCTGTCCAACAAGCGGACCCCCGGCGGGTTCACCGAGGCCGACCAGCGGCTGCTCACCATGTTCGCCGCGCACGCCGCGATCGCGCTCACCAACGCCCGCCTCTACGAGCGCGGCCGGGAACTGGCGTTGGTCGAGGAACGCACCCGCATGGCGCGGGAACTGCACGACGCGGTGACCCAGAAGCTGTTCTCGCTCCGGCTCACCGCGCAGGCCGCGGCCTCGCTGGTGCCCCGCGACCCCGCTCGGGCGCTGGCGGAGATCGAGCGGGTGGAACGGCTGGCGGGGGAGGCCCTGGCCGAGCTCCGCGCGGTGATCGTGGAGCTCCGCCCGGCCGAACTCGGCCGCCACGGACTGGCCGAGACGCTCCGCAAGCACGTGCGCCTGCTGGACCGGCTGCACCCGGCCTCTTTCACGTTCGACGAGTCCCCGGTGTGCGCGCTCGAACCGGCCACCGAGGTGGTCGTGCTGCGGGTGGCCCAGGAGGCGCTGCACAACGCCTCGCGGCACTCGGCGGCGCGGGCCGTCGGGGTGTGGCTGGGCTGCCGGGGAGACCGGGTGATCCTGGAGGTGCGCGATGACGGGGCCGGGTTCGACGTGACCGCGGCCACCGGGCGGGGACTGGGCATCCCGTCGATGCAGGACAGGGCGCAGGCCCTGGGCGGGAGCGTGTCGGTGACCTCGGAGCCGGGCCGTGGGACCCTGGTGCGGATGGAGGTGCCCACGTGATCCGCGTGCTGATCGCCGACGACCATCCGGTCGTCCGGCAGGGTCTGCGCACCTTCCTGGACCTGCAGGACGACGTCGACGTGGTCGGGGAGGCGGCCGACGGCGCCGAAGCGGTGGACCTCGTCGCGTCGCTCGCTCCCGACGTGCTGCTGCTCGACCTGAAGATGCCGGTCCTCGACGGCCTGGGCACGCTGGTCCGGCTGGGTGAGCGAGGCCTGCGCCCGCGCGTGCTGGTGCTGACCTCGGTCAGTGATCGGGAGGACGTCGCCCCGGCGATGCGGGCCGGCGCGTCCGGATTCCTCTACAAGGACATCGATCCGGCCGCACTCGTCCAGGCCGTCCGCGCGGTCCACAGCGGTCAGGTGCTGCTCGCCCCCGAGGCCGCCGAGGCGATGCTGTCCGGCCCCGTCTCCCCTCCCGCGGCGGCCGGGGCGGGCGGGTATGCGGCATCGCTGACCGACCGGGAGCGCGAGGTGCTCACCCTGATCGCCTCGGGCCGGTCCAACCGCGAGATCGCCCGGGAGCTGGCGGTGGCGGAGAAGACCGTGAAGACCCATGTCTCCAACGTGCTGATGAAGCTGGGTGTGCAGGACCGGACCCAGGCGGCCCTCTACGCGGTACGGCACGGCCTGGCCTGAGCGGGACGCCGTCGCGTAGCGGGTCGTCGCGCGGCTCCCGATGTCACGGGACTTCCTCCTCCGGCGGTCACCGGAGGGCCGGTCGCCGCGTCAGACGAGCTCGGTGATGGCGTGGTGGGCGGCTACCCGTGCCCGCCGTACCGCGCGGTCGAGATCGCGCAGGGCGTCACTCCGGGTGGTGATCTGGACCGAGGTGAGGCCCCGGTCGTCGGCGACCTGGAGCACCGCGGCGAGCCGGGCGGCGAGGGCGGCGACCCGGTGGGCGCGGGCCGGGTAGCCGGGGGCCAGGCCGTCGTCGACGGCTCGCACCCGCCGGTGGCCCTGGGCCGGGCCCTCCACGGCGAGCAGGGCGTCGGTGGCCGCGCGCATCGTGAGCGTCAGGGTGTGCTCGGCCTCGGACAGGGAGGGGATGTCCGGAGCGCTGAGGCCTGCCTCTGACACGCTCCAACGCACCCCGGCGTACGATGACCCGCGGCGGTCCCGCACGGGGACCAGGCCGAGGCATCTGTCCGGGAGCACGGCTATCGCCGCCTGTCCGGCCTCGATGGCCGCGGAGTTGAAGGAGGGCGGGCCGGTGAGTCCGAGCGGGTCGCCCGGGATGGGGAGGGCCAGGCGCAGGGATTTCATGCCCTCGACCCGCAGGTCGGCGAGGAAGGCACGGAGGGGCAGGTCGCCGGTCTCCCCGGCGACGAGTTGCGGGCCGGCCAGCCGCTCCACGCGGTCGCCGGCCTCGTCGAGGCCGGCCTGGCCGGTGAGCCAGGCGTTGCCCCAGCAGACCAGGGTGGCCGAGATCGGTGAATCAAGGTGCACCGATCCACGATATGCGCTTGTCCTGCAATAGGTTTTGTTCGAGCGATTAATGAGGAGGCGTAGGGGATGGGCGGTCAGGTGCTTCGGCTACAGGACGTCACCGTTCGCAGGGATGGGGCGGTCCTGCTGCGAGACATCGACTGGACCGTTCACGAGGACGAGCGGTGGGTCGTCATCGGCCCCAACGGTGCGGGAAAGACGACGCTGCTGCAGGTCGTCGGGGCGATGCTGTTCCCCTCCGAGGGCATCGTGGAGATCCTGGACGAGCGGCTCGGTCAGAGTGACGTGTTCGAGCTGCGATCCCGCGTCGGGCTCGCCAGCGCCGCGTTGGCCGAGAAGGTGCCGCCGGAGGAGAAGGTCATCGACCTGGTGCTCACCGCCTCCTATGCGATTCTGGGCCGTTGGACGGAGGAGTACGACTCGGACGACGTCACCCGCGCCGTCGAGCTGATCGACCAGTTCGGCGCCGCCCACCTGATCCGGCGCCGGTTCAACACGCTGTCGGAGGGCGAGCGCAAGCGGGTGCAGATCGCACGGGCGCTCATGCCCGACCCCGAGCTGCTGCTGCTGGACGAGCCCGCCGCCGGGCTTGACCTGGGCGGCAGGGAGGATCTCGTCCGCCGCCTGTCGACGTTCGCGCATGATCCCAAGGCGCCGACGATGGTGCTGGTCACCCACCATGTGGAGGAGGTGCCCAGCGGATTCACCCACGCGTTGCTGCTCCGGCACGGCTCGGTGGTCGCCCAGGGGGAGATCGACCAGGTGATGACCGCCGACAACCTGTCCCGGACCTTCGACATCCCCCTCAACCTGGAACGGGGACTCGACGGCCGCTGGTACGCACGGGCGAACCACCTCTGAGAGCCGAGGTCCGGTGGCCGCCGGCCACGCCGTTCCGGTGGCCACCGCCGGCCTGGAATCGGCGCCGCCCGGGTGAGCCGCGAGTGCGGGGCGCCGGGGACACCCCCGCCGCCGGTCGGGGTGCGCCCCTCTCCTAACATCCGGTGAGTGCCGTGCACCGTCGACGGGCGCGAGCCGTATGAACGAGAGGGGCGTCATGACGCCGTGGGAGATTATTGCGATCTTCGTGGCCGGAGTCGCGGCCGGGGGCATCAACGCGGTCGTCGGCTCGGGGTCGCTGATCACCTTCCCGACGATGGTGGCGCTGGGGATCCCGCCGATCGTCGCCAACGTCTCCAACAACATCGGGCTGGTGCCCGGGTCGCTGACCGGCGCGCTGGGCTACCGAGCCGAGCTCGGCGGTCAGCGTGACCGGCTGATCCGGCTGGGGGCCGCCTCGGTCGCGGGCTCCCTCATCGGCGGTGTGCTGCTGCTCTTCCTTCCCGTCGACACCTTCGACGTGGTGGTGCCGATCCTGATCGGTCTGGCCTGTGTGCTGGTGGTGATCCAGCCCCGGCTCAACAGGTGGCTGAGCGCCCGCCGAGAGGACCCGCACCCCCACGGCGGACCGTGGCTGTGGGTCGGGGTGTTCGCCGCCGGGATCTACGGGGGCTACTTCGGCGCGGCCCAAGGGGTGCTGCTCATCGGCCTGCTCGGCAGTTTCCTCGACGACGACCTGCAGCGGGTGAACGCCGCCAAGAACGTGCTCTCGTTGCTCGTCAACGGCACCGCCGCGATCCTGTTCATCGCGGTCGCGGAGGTGGACTGGCGGGCGGTGGCGTTGGTGGCGCTGGGCGCCACGATCGGTGGTTTCCTCGGGGCGAAGGTCGGCCGGAAACTGCCCGCACCCGTTCTTCGGGGCTTCATCGTATGTATCGGCATCCTGGCGATAGTCAAACTGGTGTACGGATGAAATCAGCCACTTATGGGCATAAAACAGTTATGAAGGGCGACAAGGTAGAGATCGTCATCGACGCGGGCGAAAGCTCGCGTACCTACGAAGTCGTCGCCACCAAGGCGGGCCGCCGGGTCGAAGTGGTCAACAGCCGGGGTGGCGTGGTCGAGGTGAGCGAGGTGACTCGCAGCGGTACGGCCGTACGCACCGCACGGTTCATGTCCAGCCGTATCCTCGCCCTGGTCGAGCACCCGGCCGACGGCAAGCCCGACTAGAAGGGCTTTGTTCGGACTGCGGCGCACATCGCTCCCGAGGCGTGTGCCATCGACGATGTCGGCTTTCCCGAGGACGGCTACGACTCGCCGGGGTGGCGCGGATGTACCGCGGCGCGCTGGGCAAACGCGGCAACCGCCAGATCGGCGTCCGTGTGAACCTGGTGTCGGACCGCGCGTCCCCGGCTGTCAACTGTCGCCTGTTCCTGCCCGAGAGCCGGGACGACCTGACCCGCTACGCGGTCCTCCGCGAACTCCAGGCCCTCCTGGCCACCTGGACCGGCGCCTGTTCGATATGCGGCCGACCCGCACCAACCCCCGAATCCCATCACAGGGCCTGACAAAGCCCTACTAGGACGGTTCGGGAGCTTCCCAGCGGGTGACCGAGAAGGTCGCGGATACGGGGGCCTCGGCGGTCACGGCGGTCACCTTCAGCAGGGCGACGTACTTCTCGAAGCTGTCGAACATGCAGAACCGGTCCCCGGCCCGCAGTTCGGATACCGGCACGTCGAGGTCGTTACGCTCGCCGCGCGCCGCGGCGTCCTGGCAGGCGGTGATGTCCGGGTCGGCGCCGCCCTCCACCCGGGCCACGTATCCGCCGAACCGCACCTTCGGGCTTCCGGACAGGCAACTCGGAAAGTACTCGACGTCCCCTCCGCCACCGGACAGTGTGTGCCGGTACCTGACGCGCGGCAGGTCCGAACCGATCCCGACGCCGCCGATGCCGCAGTCGCGTGCCTTGGCCACGTCGTCGGCCACCGTGAAGGGCTGGTTCTCGTAGACCTTCTCACCGGGCTGTGCCGGCGGGCCCTCGGCCCTGGCCGGCCCGGCCCACAGGGTCGCCGACAACGTGAGCTCCGCAACCGGGGAGCCGCTCACCTTCACCACGCGCAGGAGGACCACGCGGCCCTCCGCGGCGAAGTCCTCACAGAACCGGTCTCCCACCGCCAGGGCCTGGGTGCCGTAGCGGTCGATGTCCGTACCGCTGCCGACCGCCGCCCGTGCGGCGTCCCGGCAGGCCGCCTCATCGAGGTCCCCGGCGTCCGCAGCCGCCTTGGCGACGGCCACGTCGTCGAAGTCGAACCGCCCGTTCGCCGAGGAGCATGGAGGCGACCACGCCAGGATGGGCGGCCTGTCCTCCTCCGTCTGCTCCCCGTCGTCATTCAGGCGCGGATTCGACTCGTCGGACCCGAGGACGCGCGGCCCGCTGTCCGCGAACTCCACGTAGATGTCCGACGGGCATCCGTTCTTGATCGCCTGGACGTCACTCAGCGAGATCTCCCTGTCCCGGTAGAGCAGCCCGGTCCTGGAAACCGTCGGCGTAGCGGACGCCGACCCTTCCGTCGTAGGGGATGCTGATCCTTCCGGCGCACGGGACGCCGACCCGGCCGGGCCCGTGGACCGTCCGTCGCCGTCCCCGCAGCCCGCGAGGACCGCCGCCAGAAGCAGCGCGAGGCCGGCGCCCCGCAGGGCCTTACCCCGACGACTGTTGATTCCCCACACGTCAACTCCTTGATCAGTTTCGTTGAGCGACTCACCGCATCGACCGTCGAGGCTCCGCAAGCCGGTTGCCGCACGATGCCCGTCTACCGCCGGGTGTACTCCCGGGCGGCCAGGAAGGCGGCCAGGAGGTACGGGCCGAGCAGCAGGACGGCGCACAGCAACGCATACCAGAACCGCGAGCTGAGCGGCCCGAGCAGAAGCCCCTCGGACGCCCACACCAGCACGGTCACCACGACGGGGGCCACGAAGAAGACGAACCAGGCCAGCACCCCGGCGAACCCGGCCAGCCACAGCCACCGGAACCACCGCCCGGCCCGCACGTCGGCGGGCGCGGCCGAGTCCAGCTCCGCTGCCTGCGCCGGGGTGAGCCTGCCGAACGCACGCCGCAGCATCAGCGTTTTGACCCGCCACAGGTCGCGGCAGCCGAGCGCGTTGACCAGCACGCCGTACAGGTCGGTGCGCAGGAAGACCATGCACTGCCACAGCAGGCCCGCCAGCTTCACGAACACCCATGTCGAAAGCGTCGCGTCCACCAGGGGGTCCGATGGCCACGTCCCTTGCCGGATCAGCAGGCGGGCGCCCAGCAGCAGGCTGAGCAGGACCACGTCCACCGCCATCCCGCCGAGCAGCGGCCCGTAGCGGCGGCGGCGCGGCACCGTCCAGATCTGGGAGAGGTCGGTCTCCAGGACGGGCAGCATCATCCGCCGATCCATCCCGAACCGGGACTCGACGCCGATCGCCCGGGCGGCGAGCCAGTGCCCGCCCTCGTGCAGAGCCGTGGAGACCAGGACGAACGGCACGAGCAGCAGCGCGCTCAGCCCGACGTCGTCGAGCAGGAACGCGTCCCGGGCCGGGTTCGGGAACAGGGACGGCGAGGCGGCGAAGACGGCCAGGCAGAACAGCGCTAGGACGGTGTAGCAGGTCCAGGCCACCGGTCCGAAGAAGGGACGGGCCGCGCGCTGGCTGACCCCCGCCATCCAGCGCCGCATCTGGATGGGCGCGGTGCGCACGGCCCGGCGTTCCACGTCCGGCTGGTCGTTGACGAATCCCAGCTCGGCGAGGGTCGCTACGAACGACGGCATGTCCACGGGCTCACCGGCGAACGCCTCGGCCTCGGCTGCGGCCTCCTCCTCGGTCGCGCCGCGCAGCAGCGCCGAGATCACCACTCCGCCCACGGCCGGCATGGTCACGAAGGTGCCGCTGGCGGGATCACCGACCAGCACCTCATCGCCCTCCTCGACCACGCTGAGCGGGCGCAGCGGGACCCTGCCGCTCATCGGCTCACCGCCGGACCAGCGCGCACGCCGGGCAGGCGGGGTCACGGGGGAACGGTTGCCACACTGGGACGAGCCCGTTGAGCAGGTCGACGACCACCCGGAACCCGGCCGCGCGCGGCGGCTCGACGCCGGTCAGGTAACGCATGACCTCGTAGGCGACCAGCGACCCGACCTGCATCGCCATCGGCCCGGTGAGGCCGTTGGCGAGCCGCAGCCCGCGGGTGAGCCGATGGGCGACCGCCGCGGTCGTGCGTTCGTCCGGGCGGGGCAGGTCGGATTCGTCGCAGCGCAGGCAGGCGCTCTGGCCCGGGTTGACGGAG from Streptosporangium sp. NBC_01756 includes the following:
- a CDS encoding response regulator transcription factor encodes the protein MIRVLIADDHPVVRQGLRTFLDLQDDVDVVGEAADGAEAVDLVASLAPDVLLLDLKMPVLDGLGTLVRLGERGLRPRVLVLTSVSDREDVAPAMRAGASGFLYKDIDPAALVQAVRAVHSGQVLLAPEAAEAMLSGPVSPPAAAGAGGYAASLTDREREVLTLIASGRSNREIARELAVAEKTVKTHVSNVLMKLGVQDRTQAALYAVRHGLA
- a CDS encoding response regulator transcription factor gives rise to the protein MAELRVVLAEDHYLVREGTRRLLEATGEIDVVAAVGTADELLDAARRLRPDVVVTDIRMPGSAAIVRAGMEGIDAAHRIRDASPDIGVVVLSQFSDAVFALDLFRDGTEGRAYLLKDRVGDIDELLGAIRSVAAGGSVIDPKVVEGLLAKRGVSGNPPPAELTPRELDVLREMAHGLSNGGIARALHLSISAIEKHVNSIFMKLALENSPDTHRRVAAVIAYLGPR
- a CDS encoding S-adenosylmethionine:tRNA ribosyltransferase-isomerase, with translation MSALVPDVMASGFVLPHDLEAHEPPEARGLARDGVRLLVSYNGTGRIGHHTFADLPALLQPGDLLVVNNSATLPAAVRLDRLAVHFSTEREDGTWLVELRHRTGRRTGPEGGDAAQDARNPRESGTSTAGTVKRQAPGTDPDPAGEPYAGGVPGEWLPLPGGATLHLLERETPRLWRARLDREVPSYLRRYGMPIRYSYVKRDWPPADYQTVFGIRYGSAEMPSAGRPFTTGLVTRLVSHGVGIAPITLHTGVASPEKDEPPYPERFEVPEATARQVEFTRESGGRVIAVGTTVVRALETAALPDGRVRAAQGWTSHLVTPATGVRAVHGMVTGLHEPRSSHLLMLSAIAGGELLSASYAEALREGYLWHEFGDTHLILP
- a CDS encoding GAF domain-containing sensor histidine kinase, which encodes MNEDRDAVLQAVSSAVLAVTRHLSVREVLQVIVRSAGQLLDARYAALGVPDEEGAFAEFVAEGISAEEWEAIGPTPRQHGMLGAMLREGAPVRLPDIRRDARFEYWPRAHPVLKDFLGVPVLDGDEVLGILFLSNKRTPGGFTEADQRLLTMFAAHAAIALTNARLYERGRELALVEERTRMARELHDAVTQKLFSLRLTAQAAASLVPRDPARALAEIERVERLAGEALAELRAVIVELRPAELGRHGLAETLRKHVRLLDRLHPASFTFDESPVCALEPATEVVVLRVAQEALHNASRHSAARAVGVWLGCRGDRVILEVRDDGAGFDVTAATGRGLGIPSMQDRAQALGGSVSVTSEPGRGTLVRMEVPT
- a CDS encoding ABC transporter ATP-binding protein, with protein sequence MGGQVLRLQDVTVRRDGAVLLRDIDWTVHEDERWVVIGPNGAGKTTLLQVVGAMLFPSEGIVEILDERLGQSDVFELRSRVGLASAALAEKVPPEEKVIDLVLTASYAILGRWTEEYDSDDVTRAVELIDQFGAAHLIRRRFNTLSEGERKRVQIARALMPDPELLLLDEPAAGLDLGGREDLVRRLSTFAHDPKAPTMVLVTHHVEEVPSGFTHALLLRHGSVVAQGEIDQVMTADNLSRTFDIPLNLERGLDGRWYARANHL
- a CDS encoding TetR/AcrR family transcriptional regulator codes for the protein MEETRRERKKRQTRELLVTTAFRLFDEQGYEQTTLAQITSAADVATKTFFNYFRSKDDVLFADVEQYYQATVEVISERTPDEGVSDVLLKTYDRVIARFAEGPISGDPELMEIYGRLVLTVPALQAKALLVQFDLQRRVAEALLTAFPDKLDPITAAAAVGSLFGAVQAAELTSREMFGDSEEEYLKSARRAIDVAMRGLRSL
- a CDS encoding cytochrome P450, which gives rise to MSTPPTPAPAPIPTVRPAGCPFDPPEEFARLRTDHPISPLAYPDGHVGWLVTSHALVRAILADPRFSHRSELAHSPFPGAGVSEKPQPAPPGAFTAMDPPEHTHYRHLLTGQFTVRRMRQLTTRIQEITSEHLDAMERLGPTVDLVEAFALPIPSLVICELLGVPTEERARFQRDMTTLLRLDIPQEKKMAIFVALTEYMRELVVAKRAEPTDDLLGGLVAGGRLTDEELAVIGGILMGAGFETTANMLALGAFALMSHPDQLAVLRADPSVTDKAVEELLRYLSIIPGTIRTALEDVELAGQLIKAGQTVTVSIPAANRDPEHFPDPDTFDLRKPTAGHVAFGHGIHQCLGQQLARVEMQVGIPALFERFPTLRLAVPPEEVPLRTDMLIYGVHRLPVTWDGA
- a CDS encoding sulfite exporter TauE/SafE family protein gives rise to the protein MTPWEIIAIFVAGVAAGGINAVVGSGSLITFPTMVALGIPPIVANVSNNIGLVPGSLTGALGYRAELGGQRDRLIRLGAASVAGSLIGGVLLLFLPVDTFDVVVPILIGLACVLVVIQPRLNRWLSARREDPHPHGGPWLWVGVFAAGIYGGYFGAAQGVLLIGLLGSFLDDDLQRVNAAKNVLSLLVNGTAAILFIAVAEVDWRAVALVALGATIGGFLGAKVGRKLPAPVLRGFIVCIGILAIVKLVYG
- a CDS encoding SDR family NAD(P)-dependent oxidoreductase translates to MTKTALITGASRGLGLALARSLAADGWRLLLTARGADTLEPVADALGALALPGDVADPAHRDRLAHAVRDHGGLDLLVNNASGLGAVPLPPLAGYPLDVLEDLFRVNVLAPLALVQAFLPTLRERRGAVVNISSDAAAQAYEGWGGYGATKAALDQLSNVLAVEEPGVAVWWVDPGEMNTAMLADAIGAGDAASAPGAETVVPTLRRLIEDRPVSGRVSHP